One Acropora palmata chromosome 2, jaAcrPala1.3, whole genome shotgun sequence genomic window, TATAGCAAGGTTACaagatataataataataataataataataatgagtctttatttgatcaaaagataaaaacacatATCTTATGTTACAATATAAATTAATATCTAAAAATAAGTCTATTCGAAAATACATTCATGAAGCGGGTAGTCCGTACTAGTGGTTTCAATACTGTGTCTCTTCTCAAGTTATAATTAGTGTCTTTGATTTCAGGTAATAGATTATATATAGGATGATTACAATCAGATAATACCTTCCTAAAAATTCTATGGTcttgtattttcattaatttgcgAATGTCTAGAGTGTCCAAAGTGAATTTTCGCTCACAACATCTATCCAAGAATGCCTGTACTGTCGTTAGTTCAGCCTCTGACGCACCGTAAACTGATAAGCCATAAGTAAGATGAGGTAGTACTAGACTGATAAAAAGGTGATGGAGCTCTTGTTGATTGTAGCCTTCTTTTCTCAGACATCTTAAAACATGCAAGCACTTATTGGTCTtaatcaatttgatttttacgtGTGAACTAAACCGACAATTCGTTTCAAAAGTCATCCCTAAAATGGTTAATTGGTCACACTTAGGTATGCCTGCCACAGGCTCAAAAGAACTCCCATCTACACCCTTCTTACAAATAACTAGCTCCTTGCATTTACTTGGATTGCAGGACATGGCATTATCGTTTGTCCAACCTAAGAATTGGTTCACTAAATCCGATGATATATCACAGTTATTATAAACCGGAGAGATTATAGTTGAATCATCAGCGTATTTCACAATACATGATTGACTATTAAGTGTAACATCTAAGTCATTCAGAAATACAATGAAAAGGTAAGGTCCACTGACACTTCCTTGAGTTGTCCCTTGATTAACTGCTTTCCATTCACAGACGTTATGACTCCATACCACACGCTGCTGTCTTTCCTTCAAGAAACTAAGATACCAATTATGTAGATAgctatttaaggacggtgcctactattgttattgcgcatacgttctgcgcatctccagatactcggatttcctatcgccaatgcttactaatacagggatatttttgcgcggtttaaaactatccggagaaagtagatcttagtaagtactcttggtttccaaaaagaaaattgggggtaaccatgcatttttgagagataattaagcttaaatttgagaaagaacgccatacattgctttgtattttaaagctttttacagacattattcatgaattatctttgaaaaatgcgtggttacccccaattttctttttggatttcaataggacttgtgaagatctacatttcccgcataatcacacaccagggaaaaaatatctttaattagtaggcaccgtccttaagcctAAAGTCCTTAGCTTTCTTGCCAAACGATCGTGATTTACCGAGTCATACGCTTTACTGAAGTCCATCGCGAACATTCGAACAGCTTTACAGCGTGTATTGTCCAGATGTTTGTAGACTTCGTTTTGGATGGATAGTAATGCGTTTGTACAATTTCCTCCTTGGCGATAGGCAAACTGGGTAGGggttaagttcttctccaAAGTGCCCTTTACATAGTTCTGATACACAATCCTTTCAAAAGCTCTCGCGATTGCAGGTGTAATATTTATTCCACGATAATCCTGATAACTTTTTGGTATCTCCACTTTCGGTAATGGCTTGATGGTGGCTCTTTTCCAGGAGGTAGGCCAAGTGTGACTCGCCAGCGACAGGTCCAGATTTTCGTCACCACAGGAACTAAGATTTCAGTATTATCTTTCCAGATCCAAAAAGGTATCCGGTCTGGGCCCATAGCAATGTTCTTTAAATGAGTTATGCAATTCCATACTTGCAGCTCTGTGAGCTCCGGTacttcttcatcatcatcgatAGCAACGTTTAATGGCTCTGTATATGAGTTGTCAGTACAGAGGTTACTGAAATACTCATTTAGCTCACGAAGTTCTTCATTACTTAGTGACATGTTGGTAGAAGAGCTGCGTCGTTGGGAAGTAGCATCGACATGGTTCCACCAATCACGACTTCCTACCCTTTTTGGGCGTTCTCGTCTGTTTTCGGAGATCACTTCACAGATGCGTTCATTGATAGTATTCAGACGATCTTTGCTAAAGTTAGATATTCTTGCCTTATCTCTTAACATAGATTTCAATAGTGGAGACATCCAGCTAGGGTCACGTGATGACATGCTGACCGTTCGTAAAGGCATATGATTATCCATTAAATCGATGATCTTATTTTCGAGTGTATTCACAGCACAATTGACATCAGTTGAAGTGAAGACATCATCCCAGTCCTCACTATTCAAGGCAATGTAAAAGTTCCTTTTGCGATGTTCTCTGACGTCTCGTATTTGCACTTTCTGGCGAATTGGTTTAAGTTTAGATCCAGCTGGCATAATAACGCCTTTGTGGTCAGTTTTCATGAGCATTTGGATTGGATGACATTTGTTAAAAAGATCTTCACGGTTGGTTTAGTAATTATCTAAACATGACTCGCCCCTTGTAGGAAAATCTACAAGCGATTTAAGTCCGGACATTGTTTCTAGTCTAGATAGATTAAGTTGGTTTAAATCTCCACCAAGTACAATAGTGATATGAGGATCTTGTTCTAACTCGTTGTCCAGGATTTCTATGACATGATCCATTAGATCACATTctttataattaaatttcGGTGGATGGTAGAGACCACAGACTAACATATTGTGTTCAGATGGTAGTCTTAGTTTCAGACACAGAAGTTCGTATAGTTTTGCACGATATACATTCGTAACTTTAAGATTGTTCCTGGTGTAGAGGGCAATCCCACCTTTGTTGCGCATATCGTTTCCCAACCAGTTTCTATCTCTCCTGTAGATATCGTAGCTGGGAATATTCACCACTGAGTCTGGTATATCTGGCTTGAGATGAGTTTCAGACACAATACACGCATCAATATCATTGTTGTTCAGATCCGCTTCCAGTGCCACCACTGCCCTAACtctgtttttggtttttacaaGACTGCATATATTTGTCAGAAGAAATTTAGGCACCGCAAAGCGATCAGACGAGCATGTAGATGGTTGCTGCCGTTCCGGTTGGATATAGATCAAGTTGAATACATTCCTTGCATGCTGTCCAGATAATCGTATTTCCCAAGAGGGTACAATTTGCTGAATTTGCTGGATTTGCATATTCCAAGATGGAGTAATACTACTATTGAATGGACTTTTAAAGTCATATTCCGCCTGAAATAGATTGTTTTTACAGCAGAAATCTGGACTGTATTTTCCATTCCCGGCTACTGTACTGATGGGTCTTTGTTTTGCCGAGCCAGCTCTACATCCACGCCGAGTTATGGTTCTTGCAATTCCATTGTTCTTTAGGACTCGCCACGTAGCTTTATCCAAAACCGGAATATGATGTATAGACGAAATAATTGACAGTAAAACTGCTcttgaataaaattgaaagacCATTCTTGCGAATTTCTAAAATATGATCAAGTTTAAGGCGTTTACGAGTTAAAATCGAAGTATATCATGAGAGCTAACAAATTGAAGTGCAGCTTATCCAAGCGTAGCTAATAACCTCGAGGTTGTATATAAATGCTGTCATGTCGGTTACATAAGCAGCGAACATTTACCTGAAATAATATTTCCAGCTCTGAAATAATCTGCTTCTGTACAGCTGGAGTTACATCTAGCGGAATAACCTGACAAAAGCAACTTAACTTGAGCCAAGCAAATACACAATCCACAAAATTACGTTCAATGTCTGGAGAGAATACCGTCGAACTAAGAAAGTTGATAAACACGCTGATGTTTTCAAGCTGTGACCTCCATCAAAGCGAAGCACTAATGGTTTAAGCTCAAAACATCGGCTTTCCTATCTTTTTGTGGTAGAAATTCAGCCTTGTGTAAAGGAAACTTTAACAATTAGTTTaattacaatgaaataaaattttacttcTTCACTCTTCCTTATTAACTAGCGTCTCAACAGGTGATAACTAGACCAACTTGATTCGCGTCGGTCAAACCTATGCTTGTTAGACGAGCTATTAAAACAACGAAGACCAGTCAGTTTAAAGTGCcgaatatatatatttaaaaaaaggggaaaaaaaatcacaaaaaccCACCTTTACTGCAATAATTCTGTTAGTCCTTGAATGCAAGGCCCTAAAAACGTAGTATAAATACGATTTATCGCatcaaaacttcgaaagcgTTACGTTACAAACAGAGCATTTATCTAAGACTTGACATGTTCTATGCAATCAACTTTGTCTTTCGTGAAAAAAAAGTCTCTCGCACATACGCAAAGAGCGGTTACTGAAACAAGACATTAACATTGCATTGTTGTTGCgtttaaagagaaaaaagcatGGCTTCTTGGTGGGTCAAGCGTCTGCTTTACCCGTGTAGCTAAAGAATTAGTAAAATTAATACCCGAAAGCAGTGACAGAAATAGGGAGGAGGAAGCGAGGGGGTAGAAGGCacaccgtcggcttccattgatatCAGCCCTCACAGCTGAAGGAACCCAGAGGCCCAAAGTAGGAGCTCAGGAGTGGAAGCCTTGATCTCCTACACTGGGACCCAGAGTCAACCTTTTCCCGAGTAGTAGATTTAAAAGTCAAA contains:
- the LOC141873973 gene encoding uncharacterized protein LOC141873973; the protein is MSCNPSKCKELVICKKGVDGSSFEPVAGIPKCDQLTILGMTFETNCRFSSHVKIKLIKTNKCLHVLRCLRKEGYNQQELHHLFISLVLPHLTYGLSVYGASEAELTTVQAFLDRCCERKFTLDTLDIRKLMKIQDHRIFRKVLSDCNHPIYNLLPEIKDTNYNLRRDTVLKPLVRTTRFMNVFSNRLIFRY